From the genome of Cryomorphaceae bacterium 1068:
TTCCTCCTCTTCTTTGATGACTTGCGCTATCAATGTCTTGTTGTGGCTAAGCTCAGAAAAGAACTCCCCGAGTTGTTTCTCCAGCTCACCTGCCAAGAGAGTTAATATAGGTTCACGCCTATCTAAAAAGCTATAAGCATATCGGACCGCACGTCTGAGAATTCGACGTATTACGTAGCCCGCACCCGTATTGCTAGGCATCTGACCATCGGCAATGGCAAATGAAACTGCACGAACATGGTCTGCAATAACACGAAAAGCCACATCTTGTTTAGATTCAGTTCTTCCGTATTTAACTCCTGTTTCTTTTTCAAGAAATGAAATTAGCGGGGTAAAAACATCAGTGTCGTAATTTGACTGCTTACCCTGAAGCACCATGGCCAAACGCTCAAATCCCATTCCTGTGTCAATATGCCTTTCCTTCAAGGGGATAAGCTTTCCATCGGCCTTGCGATTGAGTTCCATGAAGACCAAATTCCAGATCTCCACCACTTGCGGATGGTCCATGTTGACCAATTCAGCGCCGGACTTGAGTTTTCTCTCCTCGTCTGATCGCAAGTCAACGTGAATCTCAGAACAAGGGCCGCAAGGGCCCACGTCGCCCATTTCCCAGAAATTGTCTTTTTTATCCCCTTTTAGAATTCTGTCCTCTTCAACTAGATTTTTCCAGTAGCCGTAAGCTTCCGTATCGAATTCCAGATCGTCTTGTTTATCTCCTTCAAAAACGGTCACATACATCCTATCCTTCTCAACACCGAAAACGTCTGTCAGCAGCTCCCACGCCCACTCGATTGCTTCTTTTTTGTAATAAGCCCCGAATGACCAATTCCCCAACATTTCGAACATGGTGTGGTGGTAAGTGTCTACACCAACTTCTTCCAGATCATTATGCTTCCCGCTCACTCTCAAACACTTCTGCGTGTCAGCGACACGCCTATTCGAAGTTTCTTCATTGCCCAGAAAAATATCTTTGAACTGATTCATCCCGGCGTTCGTAAACATAAGTGTGGGATCATTCTTAATGACGATTGGAGCTGAATCGACAATTTTGTGATTCTTACTCTCGAAAAAGTCAAGAAAGACACTGCGAATTTGAGATGATTTCATTGAAACAAAGTTTAACAATTGAAGGGAGTCGCCGAAGAAATGGTTGTTTGTGCCATTCAGTCGATTTCCTACTTTTATGGTTTAATTTTTCCTAACCGGATGGCAAAAATAAAATACAAGTACAATCCAAGTACGCTCAACTACGAAAAAATCCAGCTGACCTTCAAAGATCGGCTTAAGAAAGGGTTAACCTACTTCGTTGTTGGATTATTTTTTGCATTGATCATTGTATTTTTTGCTTACACCTTTATTGACTCTCCTAAAGAGCTGACGCTAAAACGAGAACTTGCCCAAATGCAGGCTCGCTACGAATTACTGAATAAAGATCTGGACAATGTGGAAGCAGTGCTTTCTGACATTGAAAGGAGAGACGACAACATCTATCGACAAATTTTGGAATCGGAACCGATTCCTCAATCGGTCAGGGAAGCAGGTGTAGGTGGTGTGAATCGCTACACTTATCTGGAGGGGTACAGCAATTCCGACTTGGTGATTGATACCAGAAAAAGGCTTGACAAACTAAAAAAACGCCTTTACGTGCAGTCGAAGTCCTTTGACGAAGTGGTAGAACTCGCTAAGAATAAGGAGAAGATGTTGGCCTCAATTCCCGCAGTACAACCCGTTCCCAATAAAAATTTAAAGAGAGTGGCTAGTGGCTATGGTTACCGCGTTCACCCTATCTACAAGGTTCGCAAGATGCATTGGGGGATGGACTTTTCCGCACCTACAGGCACTGAGATTTTCGCAACAGGCGACGGGGTGATTAAAAAAGTAGTAAACAGCCGTCGCGGATATGGAAAACATGTCATAATAGACCACGGTTATGGCTACGAAACGCTCTATGCCCACATGAGTAAGATAGATGTGCGACGCGGACAGAAAGTAAAAAGGGGAGATATTATTGGCTTAGTAGGGAATACAGGCACTAGTAATGGCCCTCACCTTCACTACGAAGTAGTGAAGGATGGTAAAAAAATTAACCCGGCTAACTTCTATTTTAATGACTTGACACCCGAGGAATATGATCTAATGATCGAACTCTCTTCCAGTGTAAACCAATCCTTCGACTGATGCCATACCGCGAAAAAGAAATTGAAAAGCTCTACTACAGTATAGGCGAGGTATCGAAAATGTTTGATGTCAATACATCCTTGATCCGATTTTGGGAAAAGGAATTCGATATCATCAAACCAAAAAAGAACAAGAAGGGAAACCGACTCTTCACCAAAGATGATGTGGAGAATTTCCGAATCATCTTCCACTTGGTAAAGGAGCGCGGCTACACACTACAAGGGGCTAAAGACAAGCTTAAAGACAATAAAAACGACGTGGCGGATACTGTTGAAATGGTCAAGCGACTCGAGAATGTAAAGGCTTTTTTGCTAGAGCTTAAAAAGAGCCTTTGATCTAGTAGTAAGACTCCTCACTCAAATAATTCTGCACATAATCTTTCACTCCATTTTCCAATGAGGTGAACTCTTTGTCATAACCAATGCCGATCAGCTTTGCCATATTGGCCTCAGTGAAATACTGGTACTTGTCTCTTATATCAGCGGGAGTATCGATGAATGAAATGTTTGGCTCAAGGTTCAAGGCGGAAAAAGTAGCTTTTGCTAAATCCAAGAAAGTTCTGGCAGTCCCCGTTCCCAAATTGTAGAGTCCCGAGTTTTTCCTATGTTTCATTAAAAAAAGGCAAACATTAACTAAGTCTTTGACATAGATGAAGTCGCGCAACTGCTCACCATCCTTGTACTCAGGATTATGAGATCGAAACAACTTTACCTCTCCGTTTTTCTTAATTTGATTAAAGGCGTGAAAAATGACCGAAGCCATTCTTCCTTTGTGGTATTCGTTGGGACCATAAACATTAAAGAATTTGAGACCCGCCCAGAAATAGGGCTTCTTGTCTTGTTTAAGCGCCCACTTGTCAAATTCGTTTTTTGATTCTCCGTAAGGATTGAGTGGCTCTAGCTTTTCTATTACATCATGATTGTCTTCGTAGCCATACTCTCCCAGGCCATACGTAGCTGCTGAGCTAGCATAAACCAAGGGGATTCCATAATCCACACAAGCTTTCCAAATCTTTTGAGAATAGTCCACATTCAAATCGTCGAATATCGATTTGTCAAATTCTGTGGTATCCGTGCGGGCACCGATATGAAAAATGAAGTAGACTAACTTGTGATTCTCGCTTAGCCAATGGTGAAATGCTCTTCGCTCCACCAGCTGAGAAAACCTCTTTCCTTCATAATTGAATGCTTTTTCAACTTTTGAAAAGTCATCCACCAAAATTAAATCGTAGTAGCCCTTTTCATTGAGCGCACTTATTAAACAGCTCCCGATAAAACCCGCAGCACCCGTTACAACAATCATAAGAATTGAGATTTTCGTCAAAGATAGGCATTGACCTGTATAAGGATGTAAGGTTGAAATAGGTTGTATATTTGCACCTGAAAATTTAAGCATGCCATTGGTTTACATCACAAGACGAGAGCGATTTAACGCTGCACATAAACTCTGGAATGAGGAATGGACTGAGCAGAAGAACATGGAAGTCTTCGGCAAATGCGCCAACCAGAACTGGCACGGTCACAACTACGACCTTTTTGTGACCGTGAAAGGACAACCACACCCCGATACAGGATGTGTCATCGATTTAAAAGATCTAAGCAAGATTTTGAAAAAAACGGTGATAGACAAACTCGACCACCGTAACTTGAATCTAGATGTGCCTTTTATGAAGGGCAAAATGTCATCTACTGAAAATTTGGCAGTCGCCATTTGGGGCGAAATAAAAACTAAAGTTGAAAGTCACGGCTGCCTACTTCACTCCGTTCGTTTGCACGAAACGGAGAACAATTTTGCCGAATACTTCGGAGAGTAAGAGCGAAATGGAAATGGAAGGTTCACAACAAAGTCAGAAGGAAAAAGAGCTCAATAATTTAGAGTCACTATTTGGGAAGGTGTTGGACAATCTCGGAGGAGAAAGAGATCGCCAAGGCTTGGAAAACACTCCTTTGAGAGTAGCCAAAGCCATGCAGTTCTTAACTAAAGGCTATGACCAAGACCCTGCGGCTATCATTCGATCAGCCATGTTTGATGAAGAGTACAGCCAGATGGTCTTGGTGAAAGACATCGAAGTTTACAGCCTTTGCGAGCACCATATGTTGCCTTTTTTTGGAAAGGCTCATGTGGCCTATATTCCAAATGGAAGAATTGTAGGATTGAGTAAAATACCTCGAATCGTGGACGTATTTGCACGAAGATTGCAAGTACAAGAGCGACTGACGAATCAAATAATGGAATGTCTTCAAGAAACGCTGGACCCTGTTGGAGTTGCCGTAGTAATAGAAGCTCAGCACATGTGCATGCAAATGCGCGGAGTTCAAAAGCAAAACTCCGTCACTACGACTTCTGCATTTCACGGAGAATTCTTGGAGGAGACAACTCGTCAGGAATTTGTTAATTTGATATCAGCAAAACTTCATTAAACAGATATGGAAGAGAATAATAATATGATGTTTGGCCGCGATGGCGGGCAACATTCAGCACAAGTGGACTCCGGCGCATTGGCCAAAAATTTTGTGAGCAATGTCATGACTTACATGACTGCCGCATTAGCCATCACAGGAGTAATGGCCTATTGGTTTGGAACCAATGAAGACTTAATGAGATTGCTCTATAATGCTGAGGGAACGGGTCGTTCTCTCCTCGGTTGGATAGCGATGCTCGGACCACTTGGACTCGTTTTGCTCATGGGCTTTCGCTTTCAAAAAATGTCCAGCACAGGAATGCTGACTACCATGATTATCTTTAGCCTGCTGATGGGGATAAGCTTGAGCTCAATTTTTGCAGTTTATTCTGCATCGAGCATTACCATGACATTCCTTATTACTTCCGCCACTTTCGGAATCATGGCTGTGCTCGGCTACACTACAAGCACCGACCTCACCAAGTTTGGCTCGATCATGATGATGGGATTGATCGGAATTATCATAGCCATGGTAGTCAATTGGTTTATGCAAAGTGCTGCACTTGATTACATCATCAGTGCCGTCGGTGTCTTAATTTTCACAGGACTCACAGCATATGATATGCAGAAGCTTAAACAAATCGGAATGCAAGTTGACTCAGGAACCGATGAAGGAAATAAATATGCTCTTATGGGTGCATTAACTCTTTACCTCGATTTCATCAATCTCTTTTTGTTTCTCCTTCGCTTCTTGGGAAATAGAGATTAATCATTCATTGAAATTAAGAATCCGACCTTCGTCGGATTTTTTTATTTGTAACCACCTCAAAACCAAATTATACTTATGAAAGCATACGTTTTTCCAGGTCAAGGATCACAGTTTCCGGGAATGGCCAAAGAACTCTACGAGCAGTCTGAAGAAGCTAAAGCGCTTTTTGAACAAGCAAACGAAATTCTCGAGTTCCGAATCACAGACATTATGTTTGGAGGTACCCAAGATGACTTGAAAGAGACTAAAGTAACCCAACCCGCTATCTTTTTACACAGCGTTATTTTGGCTAAGATGCTTGGAGATAAATTTCAACCGGACATGGTCGCGGGGCACAGTCTCGGTGAGTTTTCTGCATTGACCGCAGCAGGTGCTTTGAGTTTTGAGGCTGGCTTGAAGTTGGTGGCCCAACGTGCCAATGCCATGCAAAAGGCTACCGAGCAAACAAAGGGAACAATGGCAGCCATATTAGCCTTGGACGACGAAGTAGTGGAGAAGCTTTGTGCAGAAATTGATGGTATAGTCGTTCCGGCCAACTACAATTGCCCTGGCCAATTGGTGATCAGTGGAGAGCTGGACGCTGTCCAAAAAGCCTGTGATGCTCTTTCGGCAGCAGGTGCCCGACGAGCTATGATTTTACCCGTAGGTGGTGCATTCCATTCGCCACTTATGGAACCGGCCAGAGCCGATTTAGCCTCAGCCATAGAATCGACTGAGATTAAATCACCGTCCTGCCCGGTTTACCAGAATGTATCTGCAGAACCTGTGACTGATCCCGCCACGATCAAAGCAAACTTGGTCGCACAGCTTACCGCTCCTGTGCGTTGGACGCAAACCATGCAAAACATGATTGCAAACGGAGCTACCGCTACAATTGAAGTGGGCCCTGGAAAAGTTCTTCAGGGACTCTTTAAGAAAGTAGATCGAGGTTTTGAAACGTCTTCTGCTGAATTATAAACTCCAGTAAAGAAACTTATTAATCTTCCCTCGGTAGATTCCTTTTAGGTCAACGAATACACCATCCGCATCGATAATCTCCTCGAAGTAACTCTCGGGGAGATTATCGTATTCAGAGTGATTTACCGCTACGATTACTCCATCGTATTTAGGATTGGGCTTTGGAGCCAAATCATACCCATACTCATCCTTCACCTCTTCAGGAGAGGCATGAGGGTCTATAACGTCCACCTTCACACCAAAAGACTCTAACTCTTTCACTGTATCTACCACCTTAGAGTTACGAATATCGCTCACATTCTCTTTGAAAGTAGCGCCCATAACCAGCACTTTGGCGTTTTGGATATGCTTTCCTTTTGAGATGATCTTCTTCACGGTTTGTTTCGCCACGTAAGCTCCCATCGAGTCATTCACAAATCGACCTGAGTTGATGATCTGCGCGTGGTATCCTAGTTTCTCCGCTTTATGTGTGAGGTAGTACGGGTCGACACCAATGCAGTGACCGCCTACCAATCCCGGACGGAAATTCAAGAAATTCCATTTAGTCCCTGCAGCTTCCAACACTTCGTAGGTGTTGATTCCCATCCTATTGAAAATAATCGAAAGCTCGTTGATCAAAGCAATATTTACATCTCGTTGCGTATTCTCAATAATCTTGGCTGCTTCAGCAACTCGAATGGAGCTTGCACGGTGCACTCCTGCGTCAACTACCAATTCGTAAACCTTGGCAATGATTTCAGCCGATTCAGCGTCGCAGCCTGCAGAAACCTTAACAATACTGCGAAGAGTGTGCTCCTTGTCTCCCGGATTAATCCTTTCAGGGCTGTAGCCTACCTTAAAGTCTTCCACAGATTTTAAGCCACTGATCTCTTCGATCACAGGAACACAATCTTCCTCGGTACAACCAGGATAGACAGTACTCTCGTAAACAACATAATCGCCTTTTGATATGGCGTTAGCAACCGTTTTGGACGCAGCCAATACAGGAGTCAAATCAGGCTTATTTCCAATATCGATTGGAGTAGGCACTGCTACGATAAAAAAGGAAGCCTCCTTCAAATCTTCTGCATCGGCAGTGAAGGTTATGTCACAACCTTCAAAATCAGATGACTCCAATTCATTGCTTGGATCTATTCCATTATTCATCAATGCAACCCGATCGGGGTTGATATCGAAACCAATTACGGAAACTTTTCTGGCGAATTCCAAGGCTATGGGAAGACCCACGTAACCGAGGCCAATGACCGCCATTTTCTTCTCTTTGTTTAAGAGGGAATTGTACATATCAGGAATTATTCTTGTCTCTTACTTTGTAAATTCTTTCGATGATGTCTACCACCTTTAAACCTTCGAGGGCATTGGTAGTGGCCACATTTCTATTCAAAATAGTGTCAACCACGTTTTCAATTACGAAGTGGTGATTGGCAGCACTTCCTTTATAAGCGCCATAATCATTGGCGGGACTAGACTCGCTAAGCTCAGGCATCTCATAGCCTTCTACATTGCAAACCTCAACTTCATTCATGTATTGACCGCCAACCTTCACGCTTCCTTTGCTGCCTATCACGGTTATGCTGCTCCCTAAGTTTTTGCCCCAAACAGAGGTCGAGTAATTCAAGGAGCACTTACCTCCGTTAATGAAGTCAAAAGTCACCAAACCACTGTCTTCAAAATCGGTTAAACCCTTATGATTGAAGTCGGCAAAACGACCTTCAATGTTCTCGATATCTCCAAACAACCAGTACATGATATCGATGAAGTGAGAAAATTGGGTAAACAGTGTTCCCCCATCAAGATCGGCTCTTCCCTTCCAGCCTTCCTTCTTGTAGTACCGCTCATCGCGGTTCCAGTAGCAGTCGATGTCCACCAAGAAGATCTCACCCAAACGCTTATTCTCAATCATCTCTTTCAACCAAGCCGAAGGAGGAGAATAACGATTTTGCATGACGCAAAAAACGTGTCTACTCACCTGAAGTGCCTTGAAGATCACCTCTTCACAATTCGCTTTCGACAAGCCCATTGGCTTTTCACAAACTACGTGCTTCTTTTCATTCAAAGCCTTTAACGACTGAGAGGCGTGCAGTCCATTGGGAGTACAAATATTCACCACATCGATTTCAGGATGGGCTTTGAACATTGCCTCCATAGTGGAGAAAAAAGACTCTTCGATCCCCTCCGCTCCGCATTCAGCAGGAGAGGCGTTATCAACTACTGCGACCAATTCCGCTTCGTCATTTCGTCGGATCATTTCCGCATGGCGCTTTCCGATGTGGCCGTAACCTACTATAGCAAACTTTACTTTTTGTTGATTCATTGCTTTCTGACCTTTCCGTCTTCAAGAATATACTTATCGCCACTTTCAGGGCAAATGGCCGAACCCTTTGAATCGAATTCGAGTCGATGACCAAACTCGCTTATCCAACCCAATTGCTTGGCAGGATTTCCAATTACCAATGCAAAGGGAGCCACCGTTTTGGTAACTACTGCACCCGCCCCGATAAAAGCATATTCACCAATATCATTTCCGCAAACAATGGTAGCATTAGCGCCAATACTAGCACCTTTTTTCACAACTGTTTTGGCGTATTGATCTCTTCTGATGACAGCACTTCGTGGATTCGTGACATTGGTAAAAACCATTGACGGCCCTAAAAAGACATCATCTTCGCAGATGACACCAGTATAGATGGAAACGTTGTTTTGGACTTTCACATTTCTACCCAAAATCACTTCAGGAGAGATGACTACATTCTGGCCTATATTGCACTTTTCTCCAATCTTGCAATTGGGCATGATGTGCGAGAAATGCCAAATCCTTGTGCCTTCACCTATTTCGCAGCCCTCATCAACAACTGCCGTTTCATGTGCTTGAAAACTCATTATCGACGAATGTAATTATCGAAATGTTTGTGATCCTTCTTGTAAAGATCATCCTCGCTCAATGTTTTGAAATAGGCCAATGTTCTTTCCAAACCATCGTACCGCTCTACTTGCGGCTCCCAATCAAGGATTGCCTTTGCCACTGAAATATCAGGACGACGCTTCTTGGGATCATCGTGAGGTAGATCTTTATAGATGATTTTAGTTTTGGCTCCCGTCAATTCTACAATCTCTTCAGCAAAAGACTTGATCGTAATTTCATCAGGATTCCCAATGTTTACGGGTTCGGCATAATCTGAAAGAAGCAATCTATAAATCCCTTCGACCAAATCATCTACGTAACAGAATGAACGAGTCTGAGATCCATCGCCAAAAACGGTAAAATCTTCACCTCTCAATGCCTGCCCAATAAAGGCTGGCAATACACGGCCATCGTTCAATCGCATTCGAGGACCATACGTATTAAAGATTCTGATGATACGCGTCTCCAATCCGTGAAAACGGTGATAAGCCATGGTTATCGCTTCTTGGAAGCGTTTCGCCTCGTCGTAGACCCCGCGAGGTCCTATGGGATTAACATTCCCATAATAAGATTCTTTCTGAGGGTGCACCTCAGGATCACCATAAACTTCACTCGTGCTAGCTACTAGGATTCGTGCTCCTTTGGCTTTGGCCAAACCCAAAAGATTGTGTGTTCCTAAGGAACCCACTTTCAATGTTTGGATAGGGATTTTCAAGTAATCAATCGGGCTGGCAGGCGAAGCAAAATGCAGGATGTAGTCCAACTCTCCGGGCACATGAACGAAATTACTTACGTCGTGGTGGTAGAAGGTGAAATCCTTTTCGGGAAAAAGATGCTCGATGTTTCTGAGATCTCCCGTTATCAGGTTATCCATCGCCATAACTTCGTAGCCTTCGGCTATAAAGCGATCGCAAAGGTGAGAGCCTAAAAACCCCGCAGCTCCGGTGATTAATACTCTCTTCTTCATGCTATTATTTTTTCTCTACCAATGCTCTCATAATGGTAGCCCAATTCTTTCATTTGACCTGGCTCAAAGAGGTTTCTTCCATCAAAAATCACCTTCTCATTTAGTCTATCGCTTACTTTATTAAAGTCAGGACTTCTAAAAACTCCCCACTCTGTTGCGATCAATAAGGCATCCGCATTTTCAAGCGCTTGGTACATATTGTCAGCATACTCGATTGTGTCTCCGTGTAGCAACTTCACATTGTCCATTGCTTCGGGATCAAAGGCCACAACTTTGGCTTTTGCCAAAAGGAGTTCTCTGATCATATAGAGAGCCGGCGCTTCTCTGATATCATCCGTATCAGGCTTGAATGCCAAGCCCCAAAGAGCAAATGTTTTTCCCTCCAAATTATCGCCGTAGTACTCCTTCACCTTGTGAATCAAGGAAAGCTTTTGACGGTCGTTAACCTTTAGAACTGAATCCAGTATTTCAAAATGGTAACCCGATTCGTTTCCACTTCGAACCAATGCTTGGACATCTTTTGGGAAACAGCTTCCGCCGTATCCGATTCCCGGGAAAAGGAAACGCTTTCCTATTCGAGCGTCTGTTCCGATACCCGCGCGAACTTTGTCCACATCTGCACCCACCAACTCGCAAAAGTTGGCAATCTCATTCATGAAAGTAATCTTGGTAGCCAAGAATGCATTTGCAGCATATTTCGTCAATTCAGCCGATTTTTCGTCCATCACGATCAAGGGATTGCCCTGACGAACAAATGGCTTGTATAGGTCTGTCATCACCTTGGCCGCACGCTCCGAAGAGGTTCCGATTACCACGCGGTCAGGTTTCATAAAATCTTCAACAGCAAAGCCTTCGCGAAGGAATTCGGGGTTGGAAACCACATCGAAATCAACTTTAGCATTTTTGGCAACAGCCGCATGGACCAACTCCGCCGTACCAACGGGAACTGTACTTTTATCAATGATGACCTTGTAATCATCTATAATTTTACCAAGCTCCTCGGCCACACCAAGAACGTAGGAAAGATCGGCAGATCCATCTTCACCGGGAGGAGTTGGCAAAGCCAAGAAGATAATGCTTGATTTCGACACTGCATCTTTAAGATCGGTCGTAAAACGCAAGCGATCTTGACGGATATTTCTTTCGAAAACGGTATCGAGATAAGGCTCGTAAATCGGCACCTCGCCGTTTTGCATTCTTTCGACTTTTTTCTCGTCAATGTCTACGCAGATCACGTCATTTCCCGTGTCAGCGAAGCAAGTTCCGGTAACGAGGCCTACATAGCCTGTTCCAACGACTGCAATATTCATGATCGTTTTTCCTTTACAAAGGTTTTCACCGTATCGGTGATATAGGTTAGTTGTTCTTCGTCCAGTTCAGTCTGCATAGGCAAAGAAAGAACCGTCTCACAGAGCTGCTCGGTTATCGGGAAAGTACCTTCACTGTATCGATCGTCTCGATACGCTTTTTGCAAGTGAAGTGGCACAGGATAATAAATCATCGCAGGAACACCTTTTGACTCCAGGTATTCTTTCATCTCGCTACGATCCAACCCATTTAACACCATAGTGTATTGATGAAAGACGTGATTAGATTTAGCATAGCGCGCAGGTGTGGTAATTTCATCCAACTCCTTAAAAGCTTCATCGTAGTGGCTGGCAGCCGCATTTCTACTGGCAGCATATGAATCCAGATGGCGCAACTTAATTCTCAAGATAGCCGCTTGGATAGAGTCCAATCTCGAATTTACTCCCACTCGATCGTGATAATATCTTTCGGCTTGACCGTGATTGGCAATCGAGCGAATTCGGTGAGCCAAATCATCATCATTGGTGAAAATAGCCCCTCCGTCACCATAGCAACCGAGATTCTTTGATGGGAAAAAAGAAGTGGCCCCAACGTTTCCGATGGTACCGGCTTTCTGTTTCCTACCATCTGCAAATGTGTAATCTGCACCAATTGCCTGAGCGGTATCCTCTATTACAAAAAGATCGTGCTCCTCAGCCAACTTCATGATCTCCTCCATGGGAGCAGATTGCCCAAACAAATGGACGGGAACAATGGCTTTTGTTTTTGGTGTGATGGCTTTCTTGATTGAATCAATATCAATATTAAACGTGGCAGGGTCAACGTCAACCAAAACAGGAGTCAATTGCAAAAGCGCAATGACTTCTGCTGTCGCAACGTAGGTGAAGTTTGCCGTAATGACTTCATCACCCGGCTGCAAGCCAAGGCCCATCATCGCAATTTGAAGGGCGTCAGTACCGTTAGCACAGGGAATGACGTGTTTCACATCGAGGTACTGTTCCAACTCGCTCTGAAACGCTTTAACCTCAGGTCCGTTGATGTAGGCCGATGAACGAATAACGTCAAGTACTGCCTTGTCGATTTCCTCTTGCATCTTCTCATATTGGGAGATGAGATCGACCATTTGAATTTTCTTCATGGAAAGGCTTAAATTTGGACGGCGAATATACGTATAAATGCACAGATCAACCCCTTTGACACCTAGCCTTACCTCGGTTTATTTACAAAAATTCCGAAGCCTCATTATTGTGGCGCTCTGCCTTTGCTGCGCTATTGTTGGGAAAAGCCAATCCGACATTTCGAAGGATAGCATCGCTATGTCGCTCTTTCAAATTCAAGGTGGATTTCAGCAACCTTATGGTGATATGGCTGAACTGTACGGGGCAAACTTCAATATTGGGTTCTCATATGCGTTCAAGACAAAAAATAATTTTCTCTTAGGAAGTGATTTTCTCTTTCTCTTCGGTGACAATGTGAAGAACTCAGAAACAATCGCTCATGGGTTGCGAACGAGTTCAGGGCAAATTATTGGAATAACGGGAGAGTTTATCCTACCAATCGTTCAGCAAAGAGGCTTCACGGGAGGATTTTATGTTGGAAAGATTTTTCCGATCATCGGACCAAACCCCAGCTCCGGATTAGAAATTCGTTTTGGTGTTCAATACATAGAGCACCGAACGTGGATCGAGCTTCGACAGGACGATTACCCGCCGCTGGAAGGAGAATACCGAAAAGGGTACGACAGAAAACGAGCAGGTTTTGCAACCAATCAGTTCATAGGCTATCGCCATTTCAGCAACAATCGATACGCCAACTTCTTTATCGGTTTAGACTTCTACCAAGGCTTTACTACTGATTATCGCTCATACAACATAGATCAGATGGAAGAAACCAATGGCGATTATTTTGATATGATGATCGGATTGAAGCTAGGGTGGGCACTTCCCGTATACAAGCGATACGCTGATAAATTTTACTTGGATTAATGCAGGGACTCTATTCCCTTGGCATCAGACTTTATGGGTTGGCGATATCC
Proteins encoded in this window:
- a CDS encoding Bax inhibitor-1/YccA family protein, whose protein sequence is MEENNNMMFGRDGGQHSAQVDSGALAKNFVSNVMTYMTAALAITGVMAYWFGTNEDLMRLLYNAEGTGRSLLGWIAMLGPLGLVLLMGFRFQKMSSTGMLTTMIIFSLLMGISLSSIFAVYSASSITMTFLITSATFGIMAVLGYTTSTDLTKFGSIMMMGLIGIIIAMVVNWFMQSAALDYIISAVGVLIFTGLTAYDMQKLKQIGMQVDSGTDEGNKYALMGALTLYLDFINLFLFLLRFLGNRD
- a CDS encoding M23 family metallopeptidase, which produces MAKIKYKYNPSTLNYEKIQLTFKDRLKKGLTYFVVGLFFALIIVFFAYTFIDSPKELTLKRELAQMQARYELLNKDLDNVEAVLSDIERRDDNIYRQILESEPIPQSVREAGVGGVNRYTYLEGYSNSDLVIDTRKRLDKLKKRLYVQSKSFDEVVELAKNKEKMLASIPAVQPVPNKNLKRVASGYGYRVHPIYKVRKMHWGMDFSAPTGTEIFATGDGVIKKVVNSRRGYGKHVIIDHGYGYETLYAHMSKIDVRRGQKVKRGDIIGLVGNTGTSNGPHLHYEVVKDGKKINPANFYFNDLTPEEYDLMIELSSSVNQSFD
- the folE gene encoding GTP cyclohydrolase I FolE, with protein sequence MEGSQQSQKEKELNNLESLFGKVLDNLGGERDRQGLENTPLRVAKAMQFLTKGYDQDPAAIIRSAMFDEEYSQMVLVKDIEVYSLCEHHMLPFFGKAHVAYIPNGRIVGLSKIPRIVDVFARRLQVQERLTNQIMECLQETLDPVGVAVVIEAQHMCMQMRGVQKQNSVTTTSAFHGEFLEETTRQEFVNLISAKLH
- a CDS encoding nucleotide sugar dehydrogenase — its product is MYNSLLNKEKKMAVIGLGYVGLPIALEFARKVSVIGFDINPDRVALMNNGIDPSNELESSDFEGCDITFTADAEDLKEASFFIVAVPTPIDIGNKPDLTPVLAASKTVANAISKGDYVVYESTVYPGCTEEDCVPVIEEISGLKSVEDFKVGYSPERINPGDKEHTLRSIVKVSAGCDAESAEIIAKVYELVVDAGVHRASSIRVAEAAKIIENTQRDVNIALINELSIIFNRMGINTYEVLEAAGTKWNFLNFRPGLVGGHCIGVDPYYLTHKAEKLGYHAQIINSGRFVNDSMGAYVAKQTVKKIISKGKHIQNAKVLVMGATFKENVSDIRNSKVVDTVKELESFGVKVDVIDPHASPEEVKDEYGYDLAPKPNPKYDGVIVAVNHSEYDNLPESYFEEIIDADGVFVDLKGIYRGKINKFLYWSL
- a CDS encoding MerR family transcriptional regulator, coding for MPYREKEIEKLYYSIGEVSKMFDVNTSLIRFWEKEFDIIKPKKNKKGNRLFTKDDVENFRIIFHLVKERGYTLQGAKDKLKDNKNDVADTVEMVKRLENVKAFLLELKKSL
- the fabD gene encoding ACP S-malonyltransferase, producing MKAYVFPGQGSQFPGMAKELYEQSEEAKALFEQANEILEFRITDIMFGGTQDDLKETKVTQPAIFLHSVILAKMLGDKFQPDMVAGHSLGEFSALTAAGALSFEAGLKLVAQRANAMQKATEQTKGTMAAILALDDEVVEKLCAEIDGIVVPANYNCPGQLVISGELDAVQKACDALSAAGARRAMILPVGGAFHSPLMEPARADLASAIESTEIKSPSCPVYQNVSAEPVTDPATIKANLVAQLTAPVRWTQTMQNMIANGATATIEVGPGKVLQGLFKKVDRGFETSSAEL
- a CDS encoding 6-carboxytetrahydropterin synthase, producing the protein MPLVYITRRERFNAAHKLWNEEWTEQKNMEVFGKCANQNWHGHNYDLFVTVKGQPHPDTGCVIDLKDLSKILKKTVIDKLDHRNLNLDVPFMKGKMSSTENLAVAIWGEIKTKVESHGCLLHSVRLHETENNFAEYFGE
- the rfaD gene encoding ADP-glyceromanno-heptose 6-epimerase gives rise to the protein MIVVTGAAGFIGSCLISALNEKGYYDLILVDDFSKVEKAFNYEGKRFSQLVERRAFHHWLSENHKLVYFIFHIGARTDTTEFDKSIFDDLNVDYSQKIWKACVDYGIPLVYASSAATYGLGEYGYEDNHDVIEKLEPLNPYGESKNEFDKWALKQDKKPYFWAGLKFFNVYGPNEYHKGRMASVIFHAFNQIKKNGEVKLFRSHNPEYKDGEQLRDFIYVKDLVNVCLFLMKHRKNSGLYNLGTGTARTFLDLAKATFSALNLEPNISFIDTPADIRDKYQYFTEANMAKLIGIGYDKEFTSLENGVKDYVQNYLSEESYY